In one window of Henckelia pumila isolate YLH828 chromosome 1, ASM3356847v2, whole genome shotgun sequence DNA:
- the LOC140876048 gene encoding protein TORNADO 2 translates to MALSSNVIGAINFIAMLLSIPIIGAGIWLATEPDNSCVRILQWPVIILGILILVVALAGFVGGFWRVPWLLIVYLVAMIILIVLLACLVVFIYMVTLKGSGHVVPSRTYLEYSLDDYSGWLQRRVRSSLKWDRIRSCLSSSTMCAELNQSYRMAQDFFDAHITPLQSGCCKPPTECGYTFVNPTYWISPINNAADMDCLQWSNDQTQLCYSCNSCKAGLLANLKKEWRRADIILLITFVGLVWVYLIGCFAFRNAKTEELFRKYKQGNSYN, encoded by the exons ATGGCATTAAGCAGCAATGTGATCGGAGCCATAAACTTCATCGCAATGCTTCTTTCAATACCTATAATCGGAGCAGGAATTTGGCTGGCGACTGAACCAGACAACTCTTGTGTAAGGATCCTACAATGGCCAGTCATCATCCTAGGAATTCTCATCCTAGTAGTTGCACTGGCTGGGTTTGTAGGAGGATTTTGGAGAGTTCCATGGCTGCTTATAGTGTACTTGGTGGCCATGATCATCCTCATAGTATTACTTGCATGCTTAGTTGTTTTCATTTACATGGTAACATTGAAAGGGTCCGGCCATGTTGTCCCCAGTCGAACTTACTTAGAATACAGTCTCGACGACTATTCGGGTTGGCTCCAACGAAGGGTCAGAAGTTCTTTGAAATGGGATAGGATCAGAAGTTGTCTCAGCTCATCCACCATGTGTGCTGAGCTGAACCAGAGCTACAGAATGGCTCAAGATTTCTTCGACGCACATATAACTCCTTTGCAG TCTGGATGCTGCAAACCACCTACGGAATGCGGCTACACGTTCGTGAATCCGACGTATTGGATCAGTCCCATAAATAATGCGGCGGACATGGATTGCTTGCAGTGGAGCAATGATCAAACGCAACTGTGCTATTCTTGCAATTCATGCAAAGCTGGATTATTGGCTAATCTGAAGAAAGAATGGAGAAGGGCAGATATCATATTGCTCATAACTTTTGTGGGATTGGTTTGGGTTTATTTGATCGGATGTTTTGCGTTTAGGAATGCCAAAACCGAAGAGCTTTTTAGGAAATACAAGCAAGGGAAttcatataattaa
- the LOC140885162 gene encoding ribose-phosphate pyrophosphokinase 1-like isoform X1 — protein sequence MEKSDLRRRLANFNLFYFEQNFILTNNNNNRILEKKKNCNGKRGGEDDSWKSESHLGDFFHPSKPNPQLRPIFSRAEGRPNTASAVVSMASLVFRAPSPSSVACMFSRGSLTHPSCISQRTLAPNAVKCEGMEPVNGKPCVPVLNDNILPKFLQSKRLEKAMNRNSGNTRLKIFSGSANSALSQEIAWYMGLDLGKIQVKRFADGEIYVQLQESVRGCDVYLVQPTCPPANENLMELLVMIDACRRASAKNITAVIPYFGYARADRKTQGRESIAAKLVANLITEAGADRVLACDLHSGQSMGYFDIPVDHVYCQPVILDYLASKKISSNDLVVVSPDVGGVARARAFAKKLSDAPLAIVDKRRQGHNVAEVMNLIGDVKGKVAVMVDDMIDTAGTIAKGAALLHEEGAREVYACSTHAVFSPPAVERLSSGLFQEVIITNTIPVTEKNYFPQLTVLSVANLLGETIWRVHDDCSVSSIFQ from the exons ATGGAGAAATCAGATTTAAGGCGGCGTTTGGCCAActtcaatttattttatttcgaacaaaattttattttaacaaataataataataatagaattttagaaaagaaaaaaaattgcaaTGGAAAAAGGGGAGGCGAGGATGATTCCTGGAAAAGCGAAAGCCACCTAGGAGACTTCTTTCACCCAAGCAAACCAAATCCCCAGCTACGACCAATATTTTCACGCGCCGAGGGACGGCCAAACACCGCCTCCGCCGTCGTAAGCATGGCGTCGTTGGTATTCCGAGCACCTTCTCCGTCTTCAGTTGCCTGTATGTTCTCTCGTGGCTCCCTCACCCACCCCAGCTGCATCTCCCAACGGACGCTTGCTCCTAACGCCGTC AAATGCGAAGGGATGGAGCCAGTGAATGGAAAGCCTTGTGTTCCGGTTCTCAACGACAATATACTCCCAAAGTTCTTGCAATCCAAGCGCCTGGAGAAAGCCATGAACAGAAACAGCGGTAATACCAGGCTTAAGATATTCTCTGGCTCTGCCAATTCTGCACTTTCTCAG GAAATTGCTTGGTATATGGGCCTCGATCTTGGAAAAATCCAAGTCAAACGGTTTGCTGATGGAGAAATTTATGTTCAACTGCAAGAGAGTGTACGAGGCTGTGATGTGTACTTGGTCCAACCCACCTGTCCTCCAGCCAACGAAAATCTTATGGAGCTTTTGGTGATGATAGATGCTTGCCGAAGGGCTTCAGCCAAAAATATTACTGCAGTGATTCCGTACTTTGGATATGCTAGAGCTGATAGAAAG ACCCAAGGACGTGAATCTATTGCTGCCAAGCTAGTGGCCAACCTGATCACAGAGGCAGGTGCAGATCGGGTACTTGCGTGTGATCTCCACTCTGGCCAGTCCATGGGTTACTTCGATATTCCTGTTGACCATGTTTACTGTCAG CCTGTCATCCTCGATTATCTagcgagcaagaaaataagTTCCAATGACTTGGTAGTGGTCTCTCCAGATGTCGGAGGGGTTGCAAGAGCTCGAGCTTTCGCCAAGAAACTATCTGATGCACCTCTAGCCATTGTGGATAAAAGACGTCAGGGTCATAATGTTGCGGAG GTAATGAATTTGATAGGTGATGTTAAAGGAAAAGTTGCAGTTATGGTAGATGATATGATTGACACAGCAG GAACTATTGCCAAAGGTGCAGCTTTGCTCCATGAGGAAGGTGCTAGGGAAGTATATGCATGCAGCACTCATGCTGTTTTCAG CCCACCTGCAGTCGAGAGGCTGTCTAGTGGCCTATTTCAAGAGGTCATTATTACGAATACTATTCCAGTAACGGAGAAGAATTATTTCCCACAGTTGACGGTCCTGTCGGTCGCTAATCTTTTGGGTGAAACAATATGGCGAGTTCATGATGATTGTTCTGTGAGCAGCATTTTCCAATGA
- the LOC140885162 gene encoding ribose-phosphate pyrophosphokinase 1-like isoform X2, whose protein sequence is MSSVFMKCEGMEPVNGKPCVPVLNDNILPKFLQSKRLEKAMNRNSGNTRLKIFSGSANSALSQEIAWYMGLDLGKIQVKRFADGEIYVQLQESVRGCDVYLVQPTCPPANENLMELLVMIDACRRASAKNITAVIPYFGYARADRKTQGRESIAAKLVANLITEAGADRVLACDLHSGQSMGYFDIPVDHVYCQPVILDYLASKKISSNDLVVVSPDVGGVARARAFAKKLSDAPLAIVDKRRQGHNVAEVMNLIGDVKGKVAVMVDDMIDTAGTIAKGAALLHEEGAREVYACSTHAVFSPPAVERLSSGLFQEVIITNTIPVTEKNYFPQLTVLSVANLLGETIWRVHDDCSVSSIFQ, encoded by the exons ATGTCGTCTGTTTTCATG AAATGCGAAGGGATGGAGCCAGTGAATGGAAAGCCTTGTGTTCCGGTTCTCAACGACAATATACTCCCAAAGTTCTTGCAATCCAAGCGCCTGGAGAAAGCCATGAACAGAAACAGCGGTAATACCAGGCTTAAGATATTCTCTGGCTCTGCCAATTCTGCACTTTCTCAG GAAATTGCTTGGTATATGGGCCTCGATCTTGGAAAAATCCAAGTCAAACGGTTTGCTGATGGAGAAATTTATGTTCAACTGCAAGAGAGTGTACGAGGCTGTGATGTGTACTTGGTCCAACCCACCTGTCCTCCAGCCAACGAAAATCTTATGGAGCTTTTGGTGATGATAGATGCTTGCCGAAGGGCTTCAGCCAAAAATATTACTGCAGTGATTCCGTACTTTGGATATGCTAGAGCTGATAGAAAG ACCCAAGGACGTGAATCTATTGCTGCCAAGCTAGTGGCCAACCTGATCACAGAGGCAGGTGCAGATCGGGTACTTGCGTGTGATCTCCACTCTGGCCAGTCCATGGGTTACTTCGATATTCCTGTTGACCATGTTTACTGTCAG CCTGTCATCCTCGATTATCTagcgagcaagaaaataagTTCCAATGACTTGGTAGTGGTCTCTCCAGATGTCGGAGGGGTTGCAAGAGCTCGAGCTTTCGCCAAGAAACTATCTGATGCACCTCTAGCCATTGTGGATAAAAGACGTCAGGGTCATAATGTTGCGGAG GTAATGAATTTGATAGGTGATGTTAAAGGAAAAGTTGCAGTTATGGTAGATGATATGATTGACACAGCAG GAACTATTGCCAAAGGTGCAGCTTTGCTCCATGAGGAAGGTGCTAGGGAAGTATATGCATGCAGCACTCATGCTGTTTTCAG CCCACCTGCAGTCGAGAGGCTGTCTAGTGGCCTATTTCAAGAGGTCATTATTACGAATACTATTCCAGTAACGGAGAAGAATTATTTCCCACAGTTGACGGTCCTGTCGGTCGCTAATCTTTTGGGTGAAACAATATGGCGAGTTCATGATGATTGTTCTGTGAGCAGCATTTTCCAATGA
- the LOC140885174 gene encoding transcription factor MAMYB, producing the protein MEFLDEYESRPRLLIQSKQSPQPSDPDSIHSSSHIHKPTLLVSLSLSIAILYIAFRYIDSEPLKSILLWLSCSLFLGPFAPSSLTAGDIRVGLGPVIEEPPKVVADSDEKVSRKSSKPIRKQPCEDLVRFDGFFDKSTDVNGSDKKEADGCGSLNEEKFEEREWSSADEDLLRKLMRKHPVGQPGRWEAIAQGFKGKHAVESVISKVKEMGIKKDTDQHSFEKFLKDRKPVDKRVLDEAGVLDAVGVIHKNVEEERKESGWSAGEDLTLLNALKAFPKDVPMRWEKIAASLPDKTKSACMKRVTELKKDFRNSKTSTVQAS; encoded by the coding sequence ATGGAGTTCTTGGATGAATACGAAAGTAGACCAAGATTGTTGATCCAATCGAAGCAATCGCCCCAACCATCCGACCCCGACTCCATTCACTCGTCTTCTCACATCCACAAGCCTACGCTTCTTgtttccctttctctttcaatTGCCATTTTGTACATCGCATTTCGTTACATCGATTCGGAACCCCTGAAATCCATTCTCTTGTGGCTGTCATGTTCCCTTTTTCTCGGGCCCTTTGCCCCATCTTCCCTCACCGCTGGCGATATTCGTGTCGGACTCGGCCCCGTTATCGAGGAACCCCCCAAGGTGGTTGCTGATAGTGATGAAAAAGTCAGCAGAAAATCATCGAAACCCATCAGAAAACAACCATGTGAAGATCTCGTCAGATTTGATGGGTTCTTTGACAAATCAACGGATGTTAATGGTTCGGACAAGAAGGAGGCAGATGGTTGCGGGTCATTGAATGAAGAGAAATTTGAAGAAAGGGAGTGGAGTAGCGCGGATGAAGACTTGTTGAGGAAGCTAATGAGAAAGCATCCGGTGGGGCAACCTGGGCGATGGGAGGCAATAGCACAAGGGTTCAAAGGAAAGCACGCGGTGGAGAGTGTGATATCGAAAGTTAAGGAAATGGGAATAAAGAAGGATACTGATCAACATTCATTCGAGAAGTTTCTAAAGGATCGAAAGCCTGTCGATAAACGGGTTCTCGATGAGGCCGGGGTTCTTGATGCGGTCGGTGTAATCCATAAAAACGTGGAAGAAGAAAGGAAAGAGAGTGGATGGAGTGCTGGAGAGGATTTAACTTTGCTTAATGCATTGAAGGCATTTCCAAAGGATGTGCCCATGAGATGGGAGAAGATTGCTGCTTCTTTGCCGGATAAAACTAAGTCAGCCTGTATGAAGAGGGTGACAGAGTTGAAAAAAGATTTTCGGAACTCAAAGACGTCTACTGTTCAAGCTTCTTAG
- the LOC140870850 gene encoding uncharacterized protein — protein MGYGDWKNIHARLSEHERSTDHINSLTNWMEAETRLRKKLTIDSSNKKFIEKEKIFWRDVLKRIISVVKTLAGSNLAFRESNEKLDDHNSGNFLSIIRMIADFDPIMEEHLRRIQRKETRCVHYLGHNIQNELILLLAVEIRNKIIEIIKWAKYFSVILDCTPDVSHEEQMSLILRCVDVSKTPITVEEFFIQFLKVVETSGDALFNELKYVLGILELDFNDMRGQSYDNGSNIKGQYKGVSSRVLKEYPRAFYVGS, from the coding sequence ATGGGTTATGGTGATTGGAAAAATATTCATGCGAGACTTAGTGAGCATGAAAGAAGTACCGATCATATTAATAGTTTAACAAACTGGATGGAGGCAGAAACAAGGTTGAGAAAAAAACTAACAATTGATTCTtctaataaaaaattcattgagaaagaaaaaatattttggagaGATGTTTTGAAGAGAATTATAAGCGTTGTAAAAACTCTTGCTGGCAGTAATTTGGCGTTTCGTGAAAGTAATGAAAAGCTTGATGATCATAATAGTGGAAATTTCCTAAGTATAATTCGGATGATTGCTGATTTTGATCCGATCATGGAAGAGCACCTTCGACGCATCCAAAGAAAAGAGACTCGTTGTGTCCATTATCTTGGTCATAATATTCAGAATGAACTGATACTTTTGTTGGCAGTAGAGATTAGGAATAAGATCATTGAAATCATTAAATGGGCCAAATATTTCTCTGTAATTCTTGATTGTACTCCGGATGTTAGCCATGAAGAACAAATGTCTCTTATATTGAGATGTGTTGATGTTTCCAAGACTCCTATAACAGTTGAAGagttttttattcaatttttgaAAGTGGTTGAAACATCAGGGGATGCACTTTTCAATGAGCTTAAATATGTTTTGGGAATATTGGAACTTGATTTTAATGACATGAGAGGGCAGAGTTATGATAATGGTTCAAATATAAAAGGACAATACAAAGGAGTAAGCAGTAGAGTACTAAAAGAATATCCAAGGGCATTTTATGTTGGATCATAA
- the LOC140870859 gene encoding uncharacterized protein: MSGGGGGVEMVIERERTEGTLKANRVDLEGQTMQIYIGINCYEVSQQDSPKKGYGFFEGISLLKGLIIFLEEYKISGFEIAKSEAENIALELEVEPIFRETRIRHRKRFFDENSRDEPIQGAEECFRSKLKEEEDESLKNSCAALEKFLKHKDAYDINALELFSELQLLRKALPDWITKPLEVLEYVKNLHHGFPNAWIAYRILLTIPVTVASAERSFFKLKLIKNYLQSTMSQDRLNGLAILSIEKKMVANLDYDDLVNNFAQQKARRV, encoded by the exons ATGAGCGGCGGCGGTGGCGGCGTGGAGATGG TTATAGAGCGTGAGAGAACTGAAGGAACTCTCAAGGCAAATCGTGTTGATCTGGAAGGCCAAACCATGCAGATCTACATCGGTATCAATTGTTATGAAGTAAG TCAGCAAGATTCTCCAAAGAAAGGATATGGTTTTTTTGAGGGTATTAGTCTCTTAAAAGGTTTGATTATCTTTTTGGAAGAATACAAAATTTCTGGTTTTGAAATCGCGAAGAGTGAGGCTGAAAATATTGCTTTAGAACTGGAGGTTGAACCCATATTTCGTGAAACTCGTATTCGTCATAGAAAAAGATTTTTTGATGAAAATTCTCGAGATGAACCAATACAAGGAGCTGAAGAATGTTTTCGA AGCAAgttgaaagaagaagaagacgagAGTTTGAAAAATTCATGTGCTGCACTTGAGAAATTTTTGAAACATAAGGATGCTTATGATATTAATGCGCTTGAACTATTTTCTGAATTGCAGTTATTGAGGAAAGCATTACCAGATTGGATTACCAAACCACTTGAAGTCTTGGAGTATGTAAAAAATTTGCATCATGGGTTTCCTAATGCTTGGATAGCTTATAGAATATTATTAACCATACCGGTTACGGTAGCTTCTGCTGAAAGAAGTTTCTTCAAGCTGAAGTTGATAAAAAACTATCTCCAATCAACTATGTCACAAGATAGATTGAATGGTTTGGCAATATTGTCTATTGAAAAAAAGATGGTAGCTAATCTTGATTATGATgatttagttaataattttgcACAACAGAAAGCGCGAAGAGTTTGA